CAGCAGCCCGTAGGCGGCCGCCGCGTGCGCGACGTCGGTCCGGATCCGCCAGCCGACCAGATATCCGAGCAGGCCCATCGTCACCAGTCCCAGCACGGCCTGCAGCATCACCGACAGCACGTGCCCGCCCAGCGCTGCCGACCGGGCCATCGGCAGGGACCGCAGCCGGTCGATGAAACCGCTGGTCCGATCGGTGGCCACCGCGACCGCCATCGCCGTGCACATCAACGCCATCGACTGGGTGAAGATCCCGGGCATCAGGAATTCCCGGTAGTTACCGCCGCCCGGCAGCACGACCGCGCTCCCGAACACGTACGCGAACAGCACCACGAACACGACCGGCATCACCAGCCCGGCGGCGGCCTCCTCCGGCACCCGGGTCATGTGCAGGAGGTGCCGCGTGACGATGACCCCGGTGTCGCTGACGGCCCGACCCAACCGCGTGCTCATCGCACCGCCGCCGGGGTCCGGGAACCGCCGGTGAGCTGCAGAACACCTCATCTAGTGTGGATTCGCGCAGTCCGACGTCGGCCAGTGCCACCCCGGTGGCGTCCAGCTCGCGAACCACCCCGAGCAGCGTCCCGACACCGGCGGCCGGCGCCGAGATCCGCAGCGTGTCCTCCTCGACGGCAGGCTCGGCGTCGGTGACGCGCCGCAGCACGTCGACCGCGACCGGGATCCCGTCCGGGTGGACGACGACCACGTCGATCCGCTCGCCGGACACCGTCGCCTTGAGCTCGGCGGGCGTGCCGTCGGCGACGACCCGCCCCTGGTCGATGACCGCGATCCGCCCGGCCAGACGGTCCGCCTCCTCCAGGTACTGGGTACTCAGCAGCACGGTGGTGCCCTCGGCGACGAGCTCCCGGATCAGGTCCCACATCACGGCGCGGTTGCGCGGGTCGAGGCCGGTCGTCGGCTCGTCCAGGAACAGGACGTCCGGCGCGACGAGCAGGCTGGCGGCCAGGTCGAGCCGCCTGCGGGTGCCACCGGAGTACGTGCGCACCAGCTTGTCCGCAACCGCGACCAGGTCGAACCGCTCGATCAGCTCGTCGGCCCGGCGCCGGGCCTCCCGCCGGGTCAGCCGCGACAGCCGGCCGACCAACCGCAGGTTCGCCGCCCCGGTGAGCAGCTCGTCAACGGCCGCGTACTGGCCGGCGAGCCCGATCCGGTGCCGGACCTCCTCGGCCTGGTCGACGACGTCGAACCCGGCCACGGTGGCGCGCCCCGCGTCGGGCCGCAGCAGCGTCGCGAGCACCCGGATCGTCGTCGACTTGCCTGCGCCGTTGGGGCCGAGCAGCGCGTACACCGTGCCCGCCGGGATCGCCAGGTCGACGCCGTCGAGCGCCTGCACGGTCCCGAATCGTTTCGTGAGCCCTTCGGCGCGTATCGCGGTCTCCATCGGACCTCCTTAACGTTGTTAAATTTAACGCTGTTAAGGATGGCTCTAACATTGTTAAGCTGTCAACCGGGTCCGGGAGGTGGAGATGGCGCTCGATCGGGAGACGCTGGTGCGCACCGCACTGCGGCTGATCGACGAGGGAGGCCTCGACTCGCTCACGCTGCGCAAGCTCGCCGCCGAGCTGGGCGTGCAGGCACCGGCCTTGTACTGGCACTTCAAGAACAAACGCGAACTTCTGGACGCCGTCGCGACGCACCTCGTCGCGGAACAGCGGTCGACCTCCGGCACCGCGCCGGACGACGGTCAGCCGTGGTGGGAGTGGATCGAACAGCGGTTGCTCGACGGGCGGCGCACCCTGCTGTCGCACCGGGACAGCGCGCTGATCGCCGCCGGCAACCGCCCGACGCCGGATGCGCTCCCGGCCTCCGATGCCACCCTGTCCTCACTGGCCGCCGGCGGGGTTCCCCCCGGCGAGGCGCTGCTGTTCACGCTGGCCGCAGGCAACTATCTGCTCGGCGGTGTGCTGGAACGGCAGTCCGCAGAGGCACGCGAGCCCACCGACACCGAGACCGAGACGTTCCGGCTGATGCAGGACGCGGAGCGTTACCCCACGCTCGCCGCCGCGGTCGCCGAGCTCCTCGCGAACGGCGGCCGCGGCCCGGACAGCGCCGATTCCCCCGAAGGTGCTGGTGGGCTCGACGACGCGGTGTTCCGGTTCGGGCTCGGGCTCATGATCGACGGCCTGCGCGCCCGCCTCACGCGTGCGGACCAGGATTCCGGCCCGTGACCGGCGGGTAGCGCGGAATCCGCAGATCACACGAGACTCCGGTCAACTTGTGTGACTGGGTCGATAGGCTGACGACTCGTCTTACGGGGAGTTAGTCATGCAGCCTGGCCAGCACTACGGCCCTTCCGCCGTCCCGGCGCCGGTGTCCAGCGATCCGTACGCGTCTCCGGGTTACGTCGATCCGACGTCCGCGGCGCCCCACAGCTCCTACCCGGCACCGGGCTTCCACGCCGCCGCGCCGCAGAGCGGCTTACCGCAGTCCGCTCCGCCGGGTTACCCACCGGCCGGCTACCCGGGCGGATACCCACCTGCCGCCCCGTATCCCCCTTACCCGGCCGCAGCGCCGTATCCGGCGTACGGCCCCGCGCCCTACGGGGCAGCCGGGCCGTTCCCCGGCCAGCCGGTGCCGCCGCACTTGATCGGTGCGCCGCCGCCGCCCGGCCTGCGGATCGTCCGCCGGTCGAAGGCGTCGTTCTCGATCATCTTCCCGCTGCTCGGCCTGTTCATCGCGGGTCTGGTCTGCCCCACGCTCCCGTGGATCGACTCGGGTACGGAGAGCTTCTCGCTCTGGGAACTGATGGACAACCTCTGGGAAGCCGGGTCTGCCGCCGGTGACGACTGGGGCGTGCAGTACGTCAAGTGGGCCTGGCCGTTCGTCCTCGTGTGGGCCGCGTTCGTCGCGTTCGCCGGGACGCTGGACAACGCCGGGTTCCGCATCACCTACGGCGTCATCTACACGCTGTGCTCGGTGGGGCTGCTCGGCATGATGCTGCTCGGTGTCCTGGCGCTGATGGCCGCGAGCTCCACGGTCAGCACGAGCTCCGGTTCGACGTCGTCCAGCGGCACGGACGGCGGCAAGCTGGCGATCGTGATCATCGGTGCGCTGATCATCTTCGCCGTGCTGATCCTGAGCGTGTTCCTCGTGTTCAAGCTGCGCGGCCTCGCCTACCGGATCCTCGCCGGGCTCGGCCTGTTCGCGTTCGCGCTGCTGCACCTGGCCACGGTGGCGACGCTGTTCGATGACTCACCGGTCGACGCCGAGCCCGGGGCGTACCTAGCGTCGTTCGGCTACGTCCTGTGCGCCGTCGGCTGCTTCATCGGTCCGAAGTACATCCCCCACTACGCCCGATAACGCGCGGCGGCGGAAGAGCAGGAGGAAGGCGCCGCCGGCGACGAGACCCCAGAACGCGGCGCCGATGCCCGCGAGCGTCACGCCCGACGCCGTCACCACGAACGTCACGACCGCGGCCTCGCGTCCGCCGGGCAGGGCGTCGGCGGAGGTGAGCGCCGCGGTCAACGCCGACCCGAGCGCCGCCAGCAACGCCAACCCGGCCACCGCCTCGATCAGCACCGGCGGTGCCAGCACGACGAGCGCGGTCGCCAGCCCGGCTCCGAGCCCGAGCACGGCCATCCCCGCGCCGGCCGCGACCGACGCGATCCACCGCCGCTCCGGGTCCGGATGCGCGTCCGGCCCGGCGGCGAGCGCGGCGCTGATCGCCGCGAGGTTGATCGCGTGGCCGCCGAACGGCGCCGCGAGCGCACTGCCCAATCCGGTCGTGACGAGCGCGGGACGCAGCGGCGGCCGGTACCCGTAGCTGGCCATCACCGCCATGCCCGGCACGTTCTGAGCCGCCATCGTCACCAGGAACAGCGGCAGCGCGATGCTCACCACCGCACTCACCCCGAACGTCGGCGCGGTGAGGTCGACGACCGGCCGCAGCGTCGCGTCCAACCCGTCGTCCCACTGCGTCACGCCGACGCCGATCGCGGCCACCACCAGCGCCGCGGGCACCGCCCACGCGCGGGCGAACCGGGTGAGCACCGCCCACACGAGGATCACCGGCAGCGCCAGCAGCGGGGTCTCGACCACCGCACGCACCGGCGAGAGGCACAGATCGAGCAGCACCCCGGCGAGCATCGCGCTGGCCACCGGCGCCGGTATCGCGGCGATCCACCGCGCCAGCGGCGCGAACATCCCGGCGACCACGATCAGCGCGGCGGAGATCAGGAACGCCCCGACCGCGGCAGCGAACCCGCCGGGCACGGCGCCGGTCGAGACGAGCAGCGCGGCGCCCGGCGTCGACCAGGCGATCGTGATCGGCATCCGGTACCGCAACCCGAGCCAGAGCGCGGCAGCCGCGGTCGCCAGGCAGACCGCGAGCAGACCGGACGCGGCCTCACCCGGGTCGGCACCGACCGCCCGCAACCCGGCGACCACCACCGCGAACGAGCTGGCGAAGCCGACCAGCGCCGTCACGACACCGGCCAGCACCGGCTGGAGCACTCCGCGCATCCCGCCTCCTCCGCCACGGCAGGCGTTCCATAAACGGAACGCTCGCTCGATGCGGAACGATAGCCGGATGGCCGAGCAACCTCCAAGCGCGTTCTCCGATGATCCGGCCGTCGTCGGACGGCGGATCCGGGCGCTACGCGAGGAACGTGGCATCTCGCTGTCCGCGCTGGCGCGGCGCGCGGGCATCGGCAAGGCGACGCTCTCCGGCCTGGAGACCGGCGTCCGCAACCCGACGTTGGAGACGCTGTACGCGGTCACCGGGCAGCTGGGCGTCCCGCTCGCGGCCCTGCTCGGCCCGCAGGCCGCGGGCCAACCACAGACCGACGCGCCGGTCGTCGTGCACGGCGCGGCGGTCGAAGCGACGCTGCTCGAGGTCTTCGACGATCCGGACGCGACGTACGAGCTCTACCGGATCCGCGTCCGGGCCGGCGCCACCCAGGTCTCCCCGGCACACCCGGCCGGCGTCACCGAGCACCTGACCGTTTTCCGCGGCGAGGTGACGGCGGGCCCGGTCGACGCATCGCTCCGGGCGAGCGCGGGCGGCTACCTGCGGTGGGCCGCGGACACACCGCACACCTACGCGGCCGGCGCGGACGACGTCGAGGCCGCGTTGCTCATCCGGACACCGCGGCGCTGAGCCGTCAGAGCGAGGCCCAGGCGATCCGGAACGTACGGGTGTTGTCGCTGGTCCGGCCGGTCACCTGGAGGCTGCGCCGGGTTCCGGCGCCGGTCAGCCGCAACGCCGAACCGGACGCCATCGGATAACTCAGCGGCGCGGAGAGCAGCGCGCCGCACTGGTCGTCCAGGCCCCGGGTCGCGAACAGCAGGTTGTCCAGCTCGCCCGCCTGCTGCACCGGTGCCGACGCGGGACGCCGCAGCCGGCCGACAAAACCGCCGGCACCGTCGCCGGACAGGGTCCAGTAGCCCACCGAGCCGCGCGGGCCGGTCGACGCCACGCTGGACGCCAGCCGGAACGAGCCCTCGGCCGCCGGGTTGTCGGTCTCCAGCGTGATCCGGACCGCGTTGTCGTCGCCCGGAAGCGGCGCCTCGATGCGCAGCGTCGCCGGCATCCGGAACGTCTTGGTGACCGCGCGGCAGCCCAGCTCCTGTCCGGTCACCGTGATGCTGGCCGGCCCCGCCCAGCGCCCGGTCGGAACCGGGACCGGGCGGCGCGGCCGGGTCGGGCTGGGGGACGCGGTGGGCTGGACGGACTCCGGTGGCGGGCCGGGCGCGATCGCGCCCTGCTCGGCCCGCTCACCGCCGGGTTCGGACGCGGTGGGCCAGACCGTCGGACCCTGCCGCACCGGCCCGCGGTTGACGAGCAGCGGGCCCTCGTTACGAGTCTGACCGATCTGCCAGCCGGTGAACACCAGCGCACCCGCGAGCACCACCGAGACCAGAAGGATCGCTCCCCCGGTACTCTTCCCGACCCCCAGTCGCCATTCCCCCAGCACGTCACCAATGGTACATAACGGTCACGGTGGTGAAAGCCGACCGTCAGAGCTTGGCGACGCCGACCCGGATCGCCGCGCGCTCGCCCACCTCGGCCTCGTGCACCGCGTCGACGTCGCCGAGCGGGCCGTAAACGAGCTCCTCGGCCAGTACCTCGGCCGCGACGAAGTCCTGGTGCTCCTTCACCGCCTCGACGACCTCGTCCGGAGCCTCCAGCCGGAGCGTGATCCGGTCGGAGACGTCGAGCCCGGCGTCCTTGCGGGCCTGCTGGACCGCGCGGACGACGTCCCGGGCGACGCCCTCGGCCTGCAGCGACGGCGTCAGGTCGGTGTCGAGCACGACGACGCCGACGTTGCCGGGCAGCGCCGCCGACCGGTCCGGTTCGGCCGGCACCAGTTTGAGGTCGTACTCGCCCTCGTTCAGCTCGACGCCGCCGGCGACGACGGTTCCGCTCGCGGACGACCAGTCACCGGCCTTCACCGCCTTGATCACCCGCTGCACGTCCTTGCCCAGCCGCGGGCCGAGTACGCGCGGCACCACGGTCAGCACGGTCGAACACGCCATGTCGACGTCCGGCTGGAGCCGCACCTCCTTGACGTTCACCTCGTCGGCGAGCAGCTCGCGGAACGGCTCCAGCGCCACGGCGTCCGGAACAGCGACGGTCAGCGACGCCAACGGGAGCCGGACCCGGAGCTTCTTCGCCTTGCGCAGCGAGAGCGCGGACGACGCCACGTCGCGCACCCGGTCCATGGCGGCCACCAGCTCGGCGTCCCCAGGCAGCTCGTCGGCCGAAGGCCAGTCGGTGAGGTGCACCGACCGGCCGCCGGTCAGCCCCTGCCAGACCTCCTCGGCCAGCATCGGCAGCAGCGGCGCCGCCACCCGGGACACGGTCTCCAGCACCGTGTAGAGCGTGTCGAACGCGTCCGCGTCGCCGGCCCAGAACCGGTCCCGCGACCGGCGGATGTACCAGTTCGTCAGCGTGTCCAGGAAGCTCCGGACGTCCGCGCAGGCGCCGGAGATGTCGTAGACATCCATCGCCTCGGTCGTCTCGTCGACCAGGTCACGCAGCTTCGCCAGCACGTACCGGTCGAGCACGTGCTCCGAGTCCGTGCGCCGGGACGCCGTGTAGCCCGAAGCGTTCGCGTACAACGTGAAGAAGTAGTACGCGTTCCACAGCGGGTTGAGCACCTGGCGGACGCTGTCCCGGATGCCGCTCTCGGTGACGACGAGGTCCCCACCGCGCAGGATCGGCGACGACATGAGGAACCAGCGCATCGCGTCGGCACCGTAGACGTCGAACATCTCGTAGACGTCCGGGTAGTTCCGGCGCGACTTGCTCATCTTCGTGCCGTCGTTGCCCAGCACGATGCCGTGCGAGACGCACGTCGTGAACGCCGGGCGGTCGAACAGCGCGGTGGCCAGCACGTGCAGCGTGTAGAACCAGCCGCGGGTCTGCCCGATGTACTCGACGATGAAGTCACCCGGGTAGTGGTTCTCGAACCACTCGGTGTTCTCGAACGGGTAGTGCACCTGGGCGAACGGCATCGAGCCCGACTCGAACCAGCAGTCGAGCACCTCCGGGACGCGCCGCATCGTGGAGCGTCCGGTCGGGTCGTCAGGGTTCGGGCGGGTCAGCTCGTCGACGTACGGCCGGTGCAGGTCGGTCGGGCGCACACCGAAGTCACGCTCGATCTCGTCCAGCGAGCCATAGACGTCGACCCGCGGGTAGTTCGGGTCGTCGGACTTCCAGACCGGGATCGGCGCACCCCAGAAGCGGTTCCGGCTGATCGACCAGTCCCGGGCGTTCCCGATCCACTTGCCGAACGAGCCCTCCTTGACGTGGCCGGGCACCCAGGTGATCTGCTGGTTCAGCTCGACCATCCGGTCACGGAACTTCGTGACCTGGACGAACCAGCTCGACACGGCCTTGTAGACCAGCGGCGTGTCGCAGCGCCAGCAGTGCGGGTACGGGTGCTCGTAGGAGTCCTGCCGGACGACGAGACCCCGGTCACGCAAATCGCGCGAGATCGGCTTGTTCGACTCGAACACCTGCAGGCCCTGGTAGGCGGGCACCAGCGCGGTGAAGCGCGTGTGCTCGTCGACCGTGACGATCGTCGGGATGCCGTTGGCGTTGCAGAGGTTCTGGTCGTCCTCGCCGAACGCCGGCGCCATGTGCACGACGCCGGTGCCGTCCTCGGTCGTGACGAAGTCACCCGCGAGGACCTGCCAGGCGTTGGCGACGTCGTCGCGGCCGGTGAGGAAGTCGAAGAGCGGGGTGTACTTCCGTCCGACCAGATCGGCGCCCTTGACGGTGCCGACCTGCTCGTAGCCCTCCAGCTCCTTCTCGTACGCGCCGACCCTGGCCGCGCCCAGGATGACCTTCTCGCCCGCCTTCTCGAGAACCGCGTAATCGATGTCCGGCCCCACCGCGACCGCCAGGTTGCTCGGCAGCGTCCACGGCGTCGTCGTCCAGACCCAGAGCTTCTCCCCGGTCTCCAGCGCGAACGCGACGGTCACCGCCGGGTCCTGCCGGGCCCGATAGACGTCGTCCATCCGGGTCTCGGTGTTCGACAGCGGCGTCTCGCAGCGCCAGCAGTACGGCAGCACCTTGAAGCCCTCGTAGACCAGCCCCTTGTCGAACAGGGTCTTGAAGGCCCAGAGGACGCTCTCGGTGTAGTCGAGGTCGAGCGTCTTGTAGTCGTTCTCGAAGTCGACCCAGCGCGCCTGGCGAGTGACGTACCGCTCCCAGTCCTTGGTGTAGCGGAGGACGGAGGTGCGACAGGCCTCGTTGAACTTCGCGATGCCCAGGTCGAGCACCTCGGCCTTGGTGGAGATGCCCAGCTGACGCTCGGCCTCGACCTCGGCGGGCAGCCCGTGGGTGTCCCAGCCGAACCGCCGCTCGACGTGCTTGCCCCGCATCGTGTGGTAGCGCGGAACCAGGTCCTTCACGTACCCGGTGAGCAGGTGGCCGTAGTGCGGCAGTCCGTTGGCGAACGGCGGGCCGTCGTAGAAGACGTACTCGTTGCTGCCGTTCTCACCGGCCGGGCGGGTGTCGATGCTGGCCTGGAAAGTGGCGTCGCTGCTCCAGTGGTCGAGCACTCGCTGCTCGATCTCGGGGAACGACGCGGCAGCCGGAACCGGCTTCTTCGGGTCGTTCTGCGGATACGCCATGGTCGGCTCGTTCCCTTCGCACACGGTCTCTGTCGTCACACGTGTGCGAGGACGAGCGCGAACGCCCGCGGTACCACCTCGCTTGATCCCTCAGCCGAGAGATCCGCTCGTTGGAGGCTGTGACGGGCCTTACCCGTCCGGTTCTACTGAGCTCCTGAGAGCCGTTCTTCCGGAGGCTCACCGGTGATGGCCGGGTCGATGCCTGTCCGGCTAGCGTAGCGCGGCCCCGGGAATTGACCGAACCAGTTACCTGTGTCACACCGCGTCACGTCTGATCGGGCTGACCAGTCCTCCGTTCGACAGTCCGCACGAACGGGAGATGATGA
This Cryptosporangium aurantiacum DNA region includes the following protein-coding sequences:
- a CDS encoding ABC transporter permease; this encodes MTRVPEEAAAGLVMPVVFVVLFAYVFGSAVVLPGGGNYREFLMPGIFTQSMALMCTAMAVAVATDRTSGFIDRLRSLPMARSAALGGHVLSVMLQAVLGLVTMGLLGYLVGWRIRTDVAHAAAAYGLLLLLALAMLWVGAFTGLVARSVTIADQATFAWAFPLTFLANTFVPSQGLPGWLRPLAEWNPVASTVAAVRTLFGNPVPPHGHSFPLDHPVLMSLCWSLALLAVFAPLAVRRFQQASR
- a CDS encoding ATP-binding cassette domain-containing protein, coding for METAIRAEGLTKRFGTVQALDGVDLAIPAGTVYALLGPNGAGKSTTIRVLATLLRPDAGRATVAGFDVVDQAEEVRHRIGLAGQYAAVDELLTGAANLRLVGRLSRLTRREARRRADELIERFDLVAVADKLVRTYSGGTRRRLDLAASLLVAPDVLFLDEPTTGLDPRNRAVMWDLIRELVAEGTTVLLSTQYLEEADRLAGRIAVIDQGRVVADGTPAELKATVSGERIDVVVVHPDGIPVAVDVLRRVTDAEPAVEEDTLRISAPAAGVGTLLGVVRELDATGVALADVGLRESTLDEVFCSSPAVPGPRRRCDEHAVGSGRQRHRGHRHAAPPAHDPGAGGGRRRAGDAGRVRGAVRVRVRERGRAAGRR
- a CDS encoding TetR family transcriptional regulator; this translates as MALDRETLVRTALRLIDEGGLDSLTLRKLAAELGVQAPALYWHFKNKRELLDAVATHLVAEQRSTSGTAPDDGQPWWEWIEQRLLDGRRTLLSHRDSALIAAGNRPTPDALPASDATLSSLAAGGVPPGEALLFTLAAGNYLLGGVLERQSAEAREPTDTETETFRLMQDAERYPTLAAAVAELLANGGRGPDSADSPEGAGGLDDAVFRFGLGLMIDGLRARLTRADQDSGP
- a CDS encoding benzoate/H(+) symporter BenE family transporter codes for the protein MRGVLQPVLAGVVTALVGFASSFAVVVAGLRAVGADPGEAASGLLAVCLATAAAALWLGLRYRMPITIAWSTPGAALLVSTGAVPGGFAAAVGAFLISAALIVVAGMFAPLARWIAAIPAPVASAMLAGVLLDLCLSPVRAVVETPLLALPVILVWAVLTRFARAWAVPAALVVAAIGVGVTQWDDGLDATLRPVVDLTAPTFGVSAVVSIALPLFLVTMAAQNVPGMAVMASYGYRPPLRPALVTTGLGSALAAPFGGHAINLAAISAALAAGPDAHPDPERRWIASVAAGAGMAVLGLGAGLATALVVLAPPVLIEAVAGLALLAALGSALTAALTSADALPGGREAAVVTFVVTASGVTLAGIGAAFWGLVAGGAFLLLFRRRALSGVVGDVLRTDEAADGAQDVAERR
- a CDS encoding helix-turn-helix domain-containing protein; this encodes MAEQPPSAFSDDPAVVGRRIRALREERGISLSALARRAGIGKATLSGLETGVRNPTLETLYAVTGQLGVPLAALLGPQAAGQPQTDAPVVVHGAAVEATLLEVFDDPDATYELYRIRVRAGATQVSPAHPAGVTEHLTVFRGEVTAGPVDASLRASAGGYLRWAADTPHTYAAGADDVEAALLIRTPRR
- the ileS gene encoding isoleucine--tRNA ligase, which translates into the protein MAYPQNDPKKPVPAAASFPEIEQRVLDHWSSDATFQASIDTRPAGENGSNEYVFYDGPPFANGLPHYGHLLTGYVKDLVPRYHTMRGKHVERRFGWDTHGLPAEVEAERQLGISTKAEVLDLGIAKFNEACRTSVLRYTKDWERYVTRQARWVDFENDYKTLDLDYTESVLWAFKTLFDKGLVYEGFKVLPYCWRCETPLSNTETRMDDVYRARQDPAVTVAFALETGEKLWVWTTTPWTLPSNLAVAVGPDIDYAVLEKAGEKVILGAARVGAYEKELEGYEQVGTVKGADLVGRKYTPLFDFLTGRDDVANAWQVLAGDFVTTEDGTGVVHMAPAFGEDDQNLCNANGIPTIVTVDEHTRFTALVPAYQGLQVFESNKPISRDLRDRGLVVRQDSYEHPYPHCWRCDTPLVYKAVSSWFVQVTKFRDRMVELNQQITWVPGHVKEGSFGKWIGNARDWSISRNRFWGAPIPVWKSDDPNYPRVDVYGSLDEIERDFGVRPTDLHRPYVDELTRPNPDDPTGRSTMRRVPEVLDCWFESGSMPFAQVHYPFENTEWFENHYPGDFIVEYIGQTRGWFYTLHVLATALFDRPAFTTCVSHGIVLGNDGTKMSKSRRNYPDVYEMFDVYGADAMRWFLMSSPILRGGDLVVTESGIRDSVRQVLNPLWNAYYFFTLYANASGYTASRRTDSEHVLDRYVLAKLRDLVDETTEAMDVYDISGACADVRSFLDTLTNWYIRRSRDRFWAGDADAFDTLYTVLETVSRVAAPLLPMLAEEVWQGLTGGRSVHLTDWPSADELPGDAELVAAMDRVRDVASSALSLRKAKKLRVRLPLASLTVAVPDAVALEPFRELLADEVNVKEVRLQPDVDMACSTVLTVVPRVLGPRLGKDVQRVIKAVKAGDWSSASGTVVAGGVELNEGEYDLKLVPAEPDRSAALPGNVGVVVLDTDLTPSLQAEGVARDVVRAVQQARKDAGLDVSDRITLRLEAPDEVVEAVKEHQDFVAAEVLAEELVYGPLGDVDAVHEAEVGERAAIRVGVAKL